Proteins encoded in a region of the Helicobacter sp. 11S03491-1 genome:
- a CDS encoding TonB-dependent receptor has translation MFQKTGFIASISLVLCVNLFADDMQDYTLDKVTTTGDKEFQFNNKDFINSKDLSERQANSMSDVFATQPDVNVGGGGMMAQKIYVRGIEDRLLRVTIDGAAQNGNAFHHQGNTVIDPGMLKEVEITKGAANASAGPGAIAGAISMTTKDASDLLEKGQKFGAYFKSSFYTNFGLRENASVYGRIGKHFDALVYYVHQNIFYYRNGEHTFKNLFHPTEEDKVLGSNSQQNNVLVKANAYINEKDKLAFTYNLTRDNATRPFRANVTNPSAASQEDGVNFAQELFHHVDSNNNIVLEYDHKGGENFGSPKVKLDAYGSIRNIHLTPLFNPMTAKALDGKSLSEADPEGSTPRNIFLNNSGVDLKITHPIATNYSNTLDYGLNFQNMTVMDKDQKEINEALGRGKEVSNIVGGYVQANYSFLKSLTIGAGTRYDVYVYDDKNWQRHTTQGFSPSVAILYNPVQTVDLKLSYAYVTRGALPGDALLLDSDVKIDKHLKSEKGQNVEFDADWTSEYFSLRGAVFYQVIADFINSYGVVHETANTSEEITDRGLRENMKDKINIYGYELGATFNYGNFLASVGFSRSYPTVRGRLISDTYELGATTGNNYILKLEYNFTSIGLDLQWLSRFVQDLSYDGYDIYNEDFSHVHKAGYGVHNIFINYTPTKIKGLTFSIALNNLFNKFYIDQTSPLKVEADGKASDSINQVRKALAQPGFDGRFEISYKF, from the coding sequence ATGTTTCAAAAGACAGGTTTTATTGCGAGTATATCTTTAGTTTTGTGCGTGAATCTATTTGCAGATGATATGCAAGATTATACATTGGATAAAGTAACAACAACAGGGGATAAAGAATTTCAGTTTAATAATAAAGATTTTATTAATAGTAAAGATTTGTCAGAAAGACAAGCAAATAGTATGTCAGATGTGTTTGCTACACAACCTGATGTGAATGTAGGTGGCGGGGGAATGATGGCACAAAAGATCTATGTTAGAGGTATTGAAGACAGATTATTGCGTGTTACTATTGATGGAGCAGCCCAAAATGGAAATGCTTTTCACCATCAAGGTAACACAGTTATTGATCCGGGTATGTTAAAAGAAGTTGAAATTACAAAAGGAGCAGCGAATGCCTCAGCCGGCCCGGGAGCTATAGCAGGAGCAATATCCATGACAACAAAAGATGCTTCTGATTTGTTAGAAAAAGGGCAAAAATTTGGTGCTTATTTTAAAAGTTCATTTTATACAAACTTTGGTCTTCGTGAAAATGCAAGTGTTTATGGTAGGATTGGCAAGCATTTTGATGCTTTGGTTTATTATGTTCACCAAAATATTTTTTATTATCGAAATGGAGAACATACTTTTAAAAATCTTTTCCATCCTACAGAAGAAGATAAAGTATTAGGATCAAATTCTCAACAAAATAACGTCTTAGTCAAGGCAAATGCCTATATTAATGAAAAAGACAAATTAGCTTTTACTTATAATTTAACCCGTGATAATGCAACAAGACCTTTTCGGGCTAATGTTACCAACCCTTCTGCTGCATCCCAAGAGGATGGAGTGAATTTTGCCCAAGAGTTGTTTCACCATGTAGATAGTAATAATAATATTGTTTTAGAATATGATCATAAAGGTGGAGAAAACTTTGGGAGTCCTAAAGTTAAGCTTGATGCCTATGGAAGTATCCGAAATATTCATCTCACACCTTTATTTAATCCTATGACTGCCAAAGCCCTTGATGGAAAATCACTTTCAGAAGCTGATCCTGAAGGAAGTACGCCAAGAAATATCTTTTTGAACAATTCCGGGGTAGATTTAAAAATAACCCATCCCATTGCAACTAATTATAGCAATACTCTTGATTATGGACTTAATTTTCAAAATATGACTGTAATGGATAAAGATCAAAAAGAAATTAATGAGGCTTTAGGAAGAGGAAAAGAAGTTAGCAATATTGTTGGTGGCTATGTTCAAGCAAATTATTCATTTTTAAAATCTTTGACTATAGGGGCAGGGACAAGATATGATGTTTATGTTTATGATGATAAAAATTGGCAACGCCATACTACACAAGGCTTTAGCCCAAGTGTGGCTATTCTCTACAACCCGGTTCAGACTGTGGATTTGAAACTTTCTTATGCTTATGTAACACGTGGAGCACTTCCCGGAGATGCTTTACTTCTTGATTCAGATGTAAAGATTGATAAACATCTAAAATCTGAAAAAGGTCAAAATGTAGAATTTGATGCAGATTGGACATCAGAATATTTCAGCTTACGTGGGGCTGTGTTTTATCAAGTTATCGCAGATTTTATCAATAGTTATGGAGTTGTGCATGAAACAGCCAATACTTCTGAAGAAATAACCGATAGAGGATTGCGAGAAAATATGAAAGATAAAATCAATATTTATGGTTATGAACTTGGAGCGACTTTTAATTATGGGAATTTTTTAGCATCTGTAGGATTCTCCAGAAGTTATCCTACCGTAAGAGGCAGATTGATTTCAGATACTTATGAACTTGGAGCAACAACAGGGAACAATTATATTTTGAAATTGGAATATAATTTTACTTCCATTGGTCTTGATTTGCAATGGTTAAGTCGATTTGTGCAAGATTTGAGTTATGATGGTTATGATATTTATAATGAAGATTTTAGTCATGTTCATAAAGCCGGTTATGGTGTGCATAATATCTTTATCAATTATACTCCAACCAAAATTAAAGGTTTAACTTTCTCAATCGCACTCAATAACCTTTTTAATAAATTTTATATTGATCAAACCTCTCCTTTAAAAGTAGAAGCTGATGGTAAAGCTAGTGATTCTATTAACCAGGTTAGAAAAGCACTTGCGCAACCGGGCTTTGATGGAAGATTTGAAATTTCTTATAAATTTTAA
- a CDS encoding dihydroneopterin aldolase has translation MQFTLIIQDLKLKIIIGILESERLIPQEILLEGKITYEYTHSNFVDYIKIKDCIKKLLENNQYQLLEEALLDIIEKLKDHFQSIQSIKLSLKKLKITPDCTVGVEINHSF, from the coding sequence ATGCAATTTACATTGATTATTCAGGATTTAAAACTCAAAATCATCATAGGAATATTAGAATCTGAAAGACTCATTCCCCAAGAAATTCTTCTTGAGGGTAAAATCACTTATGAATATACACATTCTAATTTTGTTGATTATATAAAGATAAAAGATTGTATTAAAAAACTTTTGGAAAACAATCAATACCAACTTTTAGAAGAAGCATTATTGGATATTATAGAAAAATTGAAAGATCATTTTCAATCAATTCAATCTATAAAATTGTCTTTAAAAAAACTAAAAATCACTCCTGATTGCACTGTTGGAGTCGAAATAAATCATTCTTTTTAA
- the plsY gene encoding glycerol-3-phosphate 1-O-acyltransferase PlsY — MEGPNIFLEIVTNINVIFYILAYLVGGIPFGLLLVKIFYKIDIRKIGSGSIGATNVYRAIKDNDVKKAKIFSFLTILLDAIKGLIVILFAKLFGLSYETQWMIAIMSILGHCYSPYLNFTGGKGVSTAIGSVILLMPMEGILGLIVWGIIGKVLKVSSLSSLLGVLSGVGFTFVIPYIIPLPPSISIIAQIGTHTPVVIIGIIILYTHIPNIMRLFKGEEKKVL; from the coding sequence GTGGAAGGACCAAATATTTTTTTAGAAATTGTTACGAATATCAATGTTATTTTTTATATTTTAGCTTATTTAGTAGGGGGTATCCCTTTTGGACTTCTTTTAGTTAAAATTTTTTATAAAATTGATATTCGAAAGATTGGTTCAGGGAGTATTGGAGCAACAAATGTTTATCGTGCCATTAAAGATAATGATGTAAAAAAAGCCAAAATATTCTCATTTTTAACTATTCTCCTAGATGCGATCAAAGGGCTTATTGTTATCCTTTTTGCAAAACTTTTTGGACTTAGCTATGAAACACAATGGATGATTGCTATTATGTCTATTTTAGGACATTGTTATAGCCCTTATTTAAATTTTACAGGTGGAAAAGGTGTATCTACAGCAATTGGTTCTGTAATATTATTGATGCCTATGGAAGGTATTTTAGGACTTATTGTTTGGGGAATCATAGGCAAAGTATTAAAAGTTTCCTCACTTTCTTCATTGTTGGGTGTTTTGAGTGGGGTTGGATTTACTTTTGTGATCCCTTATATAATTCCCCTACCCCCTTCAATTTCAATTATTGCTCAAATTGGCACACACACACCTGTAGTAATCATTGGAATTATTATTTTATATACTCATATCCCAAACATAATGCGTTTATTTAAAGGTGAAGAAAAAAAGGTTCTTTAA
- the gyrB gene encoding DNA topoisomerase (ATP-hydrolyzing) subunit B has protein sequence MEENKKEYGASNIKVLKGLEAVRKRPGMYIGDTNINGLHHMIYEVVDNSIDEAMAGYCDNIKITLTQEGSTIVEDNGRGIPVDMHPTENLPAATVVLTVLHAGGKFDKDTYKVSGGLHGVGVSVVNALSKHLIMTIKKNGNIYRQEFSKGIPQTPLEIIGTTKEHGTTIEFFPDGEIMEILNFDSEVLIKRFKEMAYLNQNVTIHFKDEKTQQEEKFHFENGLYQFIEDINKKPFISQIITFDANEQETEIEIALAYNESYEEKVLSFVNNIRTPDGGTHEAGFRAGLSRAIINYIDTHANAREKDNKVTGDDIREGLIAIISTKVMEPQFEGQTKGKLGSSFVKPIVQKLTYEKLSKFFEENPNDAKAIMQKALLAARGREAAKKARELTRKKEGLSVGTLPGKLADCQSKDPLESEIYLVEGDSAGGSAKQGRDRVYQAILPLRGKILNVEKSRLDKILKSEEIKNMITAFGCGVGDEFNLEKLRYHKIIIMTDADVDGSHIQTLLMTFFYRYLKPLVQNGHIYIAQPPLYRFKKGKKEIYLKDEKSLSEFLIENGIENFKFDGIGTKELLEILKYISHYRFTLKELEKRYAMISVIRFLIENREYISLSFEEIYQKIEIFLSSIECNILNKTIRDDQIMLYIQTKTGLIELIINEDLFVDNFFEEAYFIYNKIRERNLEFLKHKDPIALLEEIEESAKKGAYIQRYKGLGEMNPEQLWETTMTPQNRTLLKVTLPDEQKADEIFTLFMGDEVEPRREYIQLHAKDVRHLDV, from the coding sequence GGAGATACAAATATCAATGGTTTGCACCATATGATCTATGAAGTTGTTGATAATTCAATTGATGAAGCAATGGCAGGGTATTGTGATAATATCAAAATTACACTCACACAAGAAGGGAGTACTATTGTTGAAGACAATGGGAGAGGTATCCCTGTAGATATGCATCCAACAGAAAATCTTCCTGCTGCTACAGTCGTACTTACAGTTTTACATGCCGGGGGTAAATTTGATAAAGATACTTATAAAGTATCCGGAGGGTTGCATGGTGTAGGAGTTAGTGTTGTAAATGCACTTTCCAAACATTTAATAATGACAATCAAAAAAAATGGCAATATATACCGACAAGAATTTTCTAAAGGTATTCCTCAAACACCTCTAGAGATCATCGGAACAACCAAAGAACATGGAACAACTATAGAATTTTTCCCTGATGGAGAAATTATGGAAATTCTAAATTTTGATTCTGAAGTTTTAATCAAACGATTCAAAGAGATGGCTTATCTCAATCAAAATGTAACCATCCATTTTAAAGATGAAAAAACACAACAAGAAGAAAAATTTCATTTTGAAAATGGACTTTATCAATTTATCGAAGATATTAATAAAAAACCTTTTATTTCTCAAATTATTACATTTGATGCAAATGAACAAGAAACTGAAATAGAAATTGCTTTAGCTTATAATGAAAGTTATGAAGAAAAAGTTTTAAGCTTTGTTAATAATATACGTACTCCTGATGGAGGAACTCATGAAGCAGGTTTTCGAGCAGGGTTAAGTCGTGCTATCATAAACTATATTGATACTCATGCAAATGCAAGAGAAAAAGATAATAAAGTTACAGGTGATGATATTCGTGAAGGACTTATCGCTATTATTTCAACAAAAGTTATGGAACCTCAATTTGAAGGACAAACAAAAGGTAAATTAGGGAGCTCATTTGTAAAACCTATTGTACAAAAATTAACTTATGAAAAATTATCTAAATTTTTTGAAGAAAATCCAAATGATGCTAAAGCAATCATGCAAAAAGCTTTACTTGCAGCCAGAGGTAGGGAAGCAGCTAAAAAAGCCAGAGAACTTACCAGAAAAAAAGAAGGTCTTTCTGTAGGGACATTACCCGGAAAACTTGCAGATTGTCAAAGCAAAGATCCCTTAGAGTCTGAAATTTATCTTGTAGAAGGTGATAGCGCGGGAGGTTCAGCAAAACAAGGTAGAGATAGAGTTTATCAGGCTATATTACCTTTAAGAGGCAAAATTTTAAATGTTGAAAAATCCAGACTTGATAAGATTTTGAAATCTGAAGAAATCAAAAATATGATCACAGCCTTTGGTTGTGGAGTTGGAGATGAATTTAATCTTGAAAAGCTTAGATATCACAAAATCATCATTATGACAGATGCAGATGTTGATGGAAGCCACATTCAAACTCTTTTAATGACATTTTTTTATCGTTATCTCAAACCTCTTGTACAAAACGGTCATATTTATATTGCTCAACCTCCACTTTATCGCTTTAAAAAAGGTAAAAAAGAAATTTATCTTAAAGATGAAAAATCTTTATCTGAATTTTTAATTGAAAATGGGATTGAAAATTTTAAATTCGATGGGATTGGAACAAAAGAACTTTTGGAAATTTTAAAATATATTTCTCATTATCGCTTTACTTTGAAAGAATTAGAAAAACGTTATGCAATGATAAGTGTTATAAGATTTTTAATTGAAAATAGAGAATATATTTCACTTAGTTTTGAAGAAATATATCAAAAAATAGAAATATTTTTAAGTTCAATTGAATGTAATATTTTGAATAAAACAATTAGAGATGATCAAATCATGCTTTATATTCAAACAAAAACCGGATTAATTGAACTTATTATTAATGAGGATTTATTTGTTGATAATTTCTTTGAAGAGGCATATTTTATTTATAACAAAATTAGAGAAAGAAATCTTGAATTTTTAAAACACAAAGATCCTATTGCTTTACTTGAAGAAATTGAAGAATCTGCTAAAAAAGGTGCTTATATTCAGAGGTATAAAGGTCTTGGAGAAATGAATCCTGAACAATTATGGGAAACAACAATGACCCCTCAAAATCGCACTCTTTTAAAAGTTACTTTACCTGATGAACAAAAAGCTGATGAAATTTTTACACTATTTATGGGTGATGAAGTAGAACCTAGAAGAGAATATATTCAACTCCATGCTAAAGATGTCAGACATTTAGATGTATAA